One genomic segment of Sorex araneus isolate mSorAra2 chromosome X, mSorAra2.pri, whole genome shotgun sequence includes these proteins:
- the LOC101540990 gene encoding olfactory receptor 11L1-like, producing MGNLTIIKEFLLLGFGSLHGLNYFLFGIFLGIYIVTLLGNILILTVISLDRSLQIPMYFFLSNFSFLEIWYTTSISPKMLKTLLSGPEVISFAGCVAQFYFFGSMAVVECFLLAAMSYDRYLAICSPLQYPSLMNIHTCILLAGGSWLGGFLTPVVTVTMTFQLPFCAAYEVDHFFCDLAPVLKLACSGAETVEKTTFLMATFVTMVPFLLTVASYIRIVATVLRIPSASGKQRAFSTCSSHLIVVTLYYGTLGTVYAIPTATQAAALNKIFSLLYTVVTPMINPIVYSLRNKDVKKAVRKLMSHWAYFK from the coding sequence ATGGGTAATCTGACCATAATCAAGGAATTTCTTCTCCTTGGATTTGGGAGTCTCCATGGGTTAAATTATTTCCTATTTGGGATATTTCTAGGAATCTACATAGTTACCTTACTGGGGAACATTCTCATCCTTACAGTCATTTCCCTGGATCGCAGCCTCCAAATCCCGATGTACTTTTTTCTCTCCAATTTCTCCTTCCTTGAGATCTGGTACACTACCTCCATTTCTCCTAAGATGCTGAAGACCCTTCTGTCAGGTCCTGAGGTAATTTCCTTTGCAGGTTGTGTggcccagttttatttttttggttccaTGGCAGTAGTTGAGTGTTTTCTGCTAGCAGCCATGTCTTACGACCGCTACCTTGCTATCTGCAGCCCccttcaatacccatccctcatGAACATTCATACATGCATCCTGCTTGCAGGTGGTTCTTGGCTGGGTGGATTCTTAACACCAGTTGTTACTGTCACCATGACCTTCCAGCTGCCATTCTGTGCAGCCTATGAGGTTGATCACTTCTTCTGTGACTTGGCTCCTGTGCTGAAGCTGGCCTGCTCTGGTGCTGAAACCGTTGAGAAAACCACCTTCCTCATGGCCACTTTTGTCACTATGGTACCTTTCCTACTAACAGTGGCCTCTTATATCCGCATTGTtgccactgtgctcaggattccttCAGCTTCGGGAAAGCAACGGGCCTTTTCTACCTGCTCCTCTCACCTCATTGTGGTCACTCTGTACTATGGGACACTAGGAACAGTGTATGCCATTCCCACAGCAACCCAAGCTGCTGCCCTTAACAAGATCTTCTCCTTACTCTACACTGTGGTTACCCCCATGATTAACCCCATAGTATACAGCCTAAGAAACAAGGATGTTAAAAAGGCAGTGAGAAAGCTCATGAGTCATTGGGCATATTTCAAGTGA